From Brassica oleracea var. oleracea cultivar TO1000 chromosome C3, BOL, whole genome shotgun sequence, a single genomic window includes:
- the LOC106336058 gene encoding protein NRT1/ PTR FAMILY 5.1-like isoform X1 gives MQKMEAANVYTQDGTVDLQGRPVLASKTGRWRACSFLLGYEAFERMAFYGIASNLVNYLTTRLHEDTISSVRNVNNWSGAVWITPIAGAYIADSYIGRFWTFTASSLIYVLGMILLIMAVTVKSLRPTCANGVCNKASSLQIAFFYMSLYTIAIGAGGTKPNISTFGADQFDNYSLKEKKQKVSFFNWWMFSSFLGALFATLGLVYIQENLGWGLGYGIPTLGLLVSLMVFYIGTPFYRHKVIKSENLAKDLVRVPIAAFKNRKLHCPNDVLELHELDSHYYKSTGTHQVHHTPIFRFLDKAAIKTCSGEVPCTVTKVEVAKRVLGLTFIWLVTLIPSTLWAQVNTLFVKQGTTLDRKLGSHFQIPAASLGSFVTLSMLLSVPMYDQYFVPFMRKKTGNPRGITILQRLGIGFVIQIVAIAVASAVEVKRMRVIKEFHIASPKQVVPMSIFWLLPQYSLLGIGDVFNAIGLLEFFYDQSPEEMQSLGTTFFTSGIGLGNFLNSFLVTMVDKITTKGGGKSWIGDNLNDSRLDYYYGFLVVISVVNMGLFLWTASKYVYKSDEIKDFSGGCVEMEAKALDTSPLTIQL, from the exons ATGCAAAAAATGGAGGCTGCAAACGTTTACACACAAGATGGCACCGTCGACCTCCAAGGCCGTCCCGTCCTAGCGTCCAAGACGGGCCGTTGGAGAGCTTGCTCTTTCCTCCTAG GGTATGAAGCGTTTGAGCGGATGGCGTTTTATGGAATAGCTTCGAACTTGGTGAATTATTTGACCACAAGACTTCACGAAGACACGATCTCTTCGGTTAGAAATGTGAATAATTGGTCCGGTGCCGTTTGGATCACCCCGATCGCCGGAGCTTACATCGCCGACTCATACATCGGCCGCTTCTGGACTTTTACCGCCTCCTCTCTCATCTACGTCCTG GGGATGATTCTCTTAATTATGGCGGTGACGGTAAAATCCTTAAGACCCACATGCGCAAACGGGGTATGCAACAAGGCATCCTCTTTACAAATAGCATTTTTCTACATGTCTCTCTACACCATAGCCATTGGAGCCGGTGGAACAAAACCTAACATTTCCACGTTTGGAGCGGACCAATTTGACAATTACAGCCTTAAAGAGAAAAAACAAAAGGTTTCATTCTTCAATTGGTGGATGTTTAGCTCCTTCTTGGGTGCCTTGTTCGCGACATTAGGGCTCGTCTACATCCAAGAGAATCTTGGGTGGGGTTTAGGTTATGGTATCCCTACACTAGGACTCTTGGTTTCTCTCATGGTGTTCTATATTGGAACACCATTTTATAGACATAAGGTCATCAAATCAGAAAATTTAGCCAAAGATTTGGTTAGAGTCCCTATCGCGGCATTCAAAAACCGAAAGCTTCACTGTCCTAATGACGTTTTGGAGCTTCATGAGCTTGACTCACATTATTACAAAAGCACTGGTACACATCAAGTTCATCACACTCCCATATTCAG GTTCTTGGATAAAGCGGCCATTAAGACATGTTCGGGAGAGGTACCTTGTACGGTGACAAAAGTGGAAGTGGCAAAGCGTGTGCTAGGTCTTACCTTTATATGGCTTGTCACTTTAATCCCAAGCACCTTATGGGCACAAGTGAACACTCTCTTCGTCAAACAAGGGACCACCTTGGACCGAAAACTCGGATCCCACTTCCAAATCCCAGCGGCTTCGCTGGGAAGCTTTGTTACACTCTCAATGCTTCTTTCTGTGCCAATGTATGACCAATACTTTGTTCCCTTCATGCGCAAGAAAACTGGAAACCCTAGAGGGATCACTATACTCCAAAGGCTGGGGATAGGGTTTGTGATCCAAATTGTTGCAATCGCGGTTGCTTCAGCCGTAGAGGTCAAGAGGATGCGGGTAATAAAGGAATTTCACATAGCTAGCCCGAAACAAGTTGTGCCTATGAGTATTTTTTGGTTGCTCCCTCAGTACTCTCTTCTAGGCATTGGAGATGTGTTCAATGCGATTGGTTTGCTTGAGTTTTTCTACGATCAGTCACCTGAGGAAATGCAGAGCCTTGGAACAACGTTTTTTACGAGTGGGATCGGTCTTGGGAACTTCTTGAATAGCTTCTTGGTGACAATGGTTGATAAGATCACGACTAAAGGGGGAGGGAAGAGTTGGATTGGGGATAATTTGAATGATTCAAGGCTAGATTACTATTATGGGTTTCTAGTGGTGATTTCGGTTGTGAACATGGGTTTGTTCTTGTGGACAGCTAGCAAGTATGTTTACAAGAGTGATGAGATCAAAGATTTTAGTGGAGGATGTGTTGAAATGGAGGCCAAAGCCTTAGACACATCTCCTCTTACTATCCAATTATAA
- the LOC106332355 gene encoding putative BTB/POZ domain-containing protein At2g40450: MATQSNKDIFLGGLRTLFEEQWQVDVLLKAGNSDERAAISAHKLVLASRSMVLKKMMESDELKSSSKLETVTFSEMKHEELEALVEFMYSVDGSISPESLKKHVRSLYLAADKYEIPHLRDLCRKHLISSLNSSNALNILELAQIPFDKALNDAAFTTIKNNISSIASSAEFKLFVVNHPDLSVEIMKASLIRPRTSASCHYCGSSFRY; the protein is encoded by the exons ATGGCAACACAGAGCAACAAAGACATCTTCTTGGGTGGATTAAGGACTCTCTTTGAAGAACAATGGCAAGTAGATGTACTCCTCAAGGCAGGAAACAGTGATGAGCGTGCAGCTATCTCCGCCCACAAACTTGTTCTG GCATCAAGGTCAATGGTGTTGAAGAAGATGATGGAATCAGACGAGTTGAAGTCTTCATCTAAGCTAGAGACAGTCACTTTCTCCGAGATGAAACACGAGGAACTTGAGGCTTTGGTTGAGTTCATGTACAGCGTTGATGGCTCCATTTCTCCTGAAAGTCTCAAGAAACATGTTAGGTCACTCTATCTTGCAGCCGACAAGTACGAGATTCCGCATCTGCGTGACCTATGTAGAAAGCATCTTATATCATCTCTTAACTCGTCCAACGCTCTTAACATCCTTGAGCTTGCTCAAATCCCTTTTGACAAGGCCCTTAACGATGCGGCTTTCACTACTATCAAGAACAATATAAGCTCCATCGCTAGCTCTGCTGAGTTCAAGTTGTTTGTAGTCAACCATCCAGATCTTTCTGTGGAGATCATGAAGGCTTCTCTTATTCGGCCTCGTACTAGTGCTAGCTGTCATTATTGTGGTAGTAGCTTCCGCTACTAG
- the LOC106329923 gene encoding uncharacterized protein LOC106329923, translated as MFAIHPDKVPGPDGFSASFFQSNWTTVDPAITKEIQNFFITGALPYSINSTHIRFIPKITSPKLVSEYRHIALCNVYYKVISKILALRLKPVLQDVISETQSAFVHGRAISDNVLITHEVLHYLKGSGAVKQCSVAVKTDISKAYDRLEWSFIRVVLERMGFCDTWIMWMMQCVSTVSYSFLLNNEVVGKVTPQRGIRQGDPLSPYIFILCGEILSGLCKKAQMNGLLPGIKVARNSPKINHMLFADDTMIFTKTDARSCSSLMDILHKYELASGQMINAHKSSISFSSKTPPEIRERVKTQQGIEKEGGVGKYLGLPEHFGRKKKDLFASIVDRKKQITVFWSTQLLSTAEKATMIQSVLSAIPIFAMTCFLLPLSLCKRIQSILTRFWWDSKDGERKICWISWEKLTQPKSLGGLGFRDIEAFNHALLAKIAWRLLTKPETLLARVLLGKYCHKTTFAKTPSSATISHGWRGILAGRDLLLQHLGKAIGNGESTSLWNDSWISPETNLKPIGPVFISDRDLVVADILTREIREWNKTRIGELLPELSSHILSLRPSILGANDSYIWPLQKSGNYTVKLGYFSTRVINTPVARLQSQPEETLNWKKYIWNPPLLPKIKFFLWKAVTNTLPTGLNLQTRGVLVNTNCLRCGEAESISHILFHCNFAKKMWKLVPWQNTVDTNLRCGEAESISHILFHCNFAKKMWKLVPWQNTVDTNETSTFSRMIQEAIRWRNLPPFDTSGNAFPWFCWVIWTSRNLAIFEKRYLTPIETATKAILAQKRMGKSSINYTLSDLSDPADEASSPNLLLKRSHCILQHICSLAIGSDGGMDGVDPHRPTWPGNLQSHSLSTQCNIRLHG; from the coding sequence ATGTTTGCCATCCACCCTGATAAGGTCCCAGGGCCAGATGGCTTCTCTGCGAGCTTCTTCCAATCCAACTGGACGACGGTGGACCCTGCTATAACAAAAGAGATTCAGAACTTCTTCATCACGGGTGCTCTTCCCTACTCGATTAACTCAACTCATATCAGATTCATTCCAAAAATTACCAGCCCTAAACTAGTCTCGGAATACAGACATATTGCCTTGTGTAACGTGTATTACAAGGTCATCTCAAAAATCCTAGCTCTAAGACTTAAACCGGTGCTACAAGATGTAATTTCTGAGACTCAGTCGGCGTTCGTACATGGTCGAGCCATATCTGATAACGTCCTCATCACGCATGAAGTCCTCCACTACCTGAAAGGGTCAGGGGCAGTTAAACAATGCTCAGTGGCAGTTAAAACTGATATTAGCAAAGCGTATGATAGACTAGAGTGGTCTTTTATAAGAGTTGTACTTGAGAGAATGGGTTTTTGTGATACTTGGATTATGTGGATGATGCAGTGTGTCTCCACTGTCTCATACTCTTTTCTCCTTAACAACGAAGTTGTAGGTAAGGTGACTCCACAAAGAGGCATTAGACAGGGGGATCCTCTGTCACCCTACATCTTTATTTTATGCGGTGAAATACTCTCCGGCCTCTGCAAAAAAGCGCAGATGAATGGCCTCTTACCTGGAATCAAAGTGGCTAGAAATAGTCCGAAGATCAATCACATGTTGTTTGCCGATGACACCATGATCTTCACAAAAACAGATGCACGTAGCTGCTCCTCCTTGATGGATATCCTCCACAAATATGAACTCGCTTCAGGTCAGATGATCAACGCGCATAAATCATCTATCTCCTTCTCCTCCAAGACTCCACCTGAAATAAGAGAGCGGGTTAAAACTCAGCAGGGAATAGAGAAGGAAGGGGGAGTAGGCAAATACCTAGGACTACCAGAGCATTTTGGACGCAAAAAGAAGGACCTATTTGCATCTATTGTAGATAGGAAGAAGCAGATAACAGTTTTCTGGTCTACTCAGTTACTATCAACTGCGGAAAAAGCTACCATGATCCAATCCGTGTTGTCAGCTATCCCTATCTTTGCAATGACGTGTTTCCTCCTCCCACTTAGCCTCTGTAAACGCATACAGTCCATCTTGACCAGATTCTGGTGGGACTCAAAGGATGGAGAGAGGAAAATCTGCTGGATCTCGTGGGAAAAGCTAACGCAACCGAAGAGCTTGGGAGGCTTGGGATTCCGCGACATTGAAGCTTTCAACCACGCTCTTCTTGCAAAAATTGCGTGGAGACTCTTGACAAAACCAGAGACTCTGCTTGCCCGTGTACTGTTAGGGAAATATTGCCACAAAACAACCTTTGCGAAGACACCATCGAGCGCAACAATCTCCCATGGCTGGAGAGGGATTCTGGCGGGCCGTGACCTTCTACTACAACACCTGGGAAAGGCAATTGGTAACGGAGAGTCCACTAGCCTCTGGAATGACTCTTGGATCAGTCCAGAGACAAACCTGAAACCCATTGGACCGGTATTTATCAGTGACAGAGACCTTGTTGTCGCAGATATTCTGACTCGAGAGATAAGAGAATGGAACAAAACCAGAATTGGTGAGCTATTACCTGAGTTGTCTTCCCACATTTTGTCACTAAGGCCGAGCATCCTGGGAGCTAACGACTCTTACATCTGGCCATTACAAAAGTCAGGCAACTACACGGTGAAGTTAGGCTACTTTTCAACTCGGGTGATTAACACACCAGTCGCAAGACTCCAATCACAGCCGGAGGAGACCCTAAACTGGAAAAAATATATATGGAACCCTCCCCTCCTCCCAAAGATAAAGTTCTTCCTTTGGAAAGCTGTGACTAACACACTCCCGACGGGCTTAAACCTACAAACAAGAGGAGTTCTCGTCAACACAAATTGTTTAAGGTGTGGAGAAGCTGAATCTATATCTCATATTCTCTTCCACTGTAATTTTGCAAAAAAAATGTGGAAACTTGTCCCATGGCAGAACACAGTAGACACAAATTTAAGGTGTGGAGAAGCTGAATCTATATCTCATATTCTCTTCCACTGTAATTTTGCAAAAAAAATGTGGAAACTTGTCCCATGGCAGAACACAGTAGACACAAATGAAACCTCTACCTTCAGTAGAATGATCCAAGAAGCAATTAGATGGAGGAACCTCCCGCCCTTCGACACCTCAGGGAATGCGTTTCCATGGTTCTGTTGGGTGATCTGGACATCGAGAAATCTTGCCATCTTCGAGAAGAGATACCTCACACCCATTGAAACAGCAACCAAAGCGATTCTGGCCCAAAAAAGAATGGGAAAAAGCTCAATCAACTACACCCTCTCAGATCTCTCAGACCCCGCAGATGAAGCCTCTAGCCCGAACCTCCTCCTCAAACGATCTCACTGTATTTTGCAACACATATGCAGCTTGGCGATCGGATCTGATGGCGGCATGGATGGGGTGGATCCTCACAGACCGACATGGCCAGGAAATCTCCAGAGCCACAGCCTCTCAACTCAATGTAACATCCGCTTGCATGGCTGA
- the LOC106331891 gene encoding uncharacterized protein LOC106331891, which translates to MTMSERSQDDTDGVRSSKVIVKKSSQVNASSRIYYYGGASVPFLWETRPGTPKHPLFSESFRLPPLTPPPSYYSSSYGSKLSKVRPKQTRFVKAFFKHHVSRPSFSWSSSSSSSSSSSSSPRSRIVHRAKTCYLSCSRSYVKDDDEEEIGSSSPTSTLCYKRGFNSSMGSMKRALSSVLSYRSSRNDLRLI; encoded by the coding sequence ATGACGATGTCTGAAAGATCACAAGACGATACAGACGGAGTCAGATCCTCAAAGGTAATCGTAAAGAAGAGCTCCCAGGTCAATGCATCGTCGAGAATCTATTACTACGGCGGAGCTTCCGTGCCGTTTCTGTGGGAGACACGGCCAGGCACACCAAAACACCCTCTCTTCTCTGAATCATTTCGTCTTCCGCCACTAACGCCGCCTCCATCATATTACTCCTCCTCCTACGGGAGCAAATTGAGCAAAGTTAGACCGAAACAAACTCGTTTCGTGAAGGCTTTTTTCAAGCATCACGTGTCTCGTCCTTCGTTTTCTTGGTCGTCTTCGTCCTCTTCTTCTTCTTCCTCTTCCTCCTCTCCTCGGTCTAGAATTGTGCATCGTGCTAAAACATGTTACCTTTCTTGCTCGAGATCGTATGTTAAGGACGACGACGAGGAAGAGATTGGTTCGTCGTCGCCAACATCAACGCTGTGTTATAAAAGAGGGTTTAATTCATCAATGGGGAGTATGAAGAGAGCTTTGTCTTCTGTTCTTAGCTATCGATCTAGTCGTAATGATCTTAGATTGATTTAA
- the LOC106331890 gene encoding LOB domain-containing protein 15-like has protein sequence MSLERERFELLRKKFKREADAWPHQMAGIRRPMSSPPGTLNTITPCAACKLLRRRCAQECPFSPYFSPHEPHKFASVHKVFGASNVSKMLMEVPESQRADAANSLVYEANVRLRDPVYGCMGAISALQQQVQALQSELTAVRSEILKYKQREAVATLILPSNSQVAGFHSSGISVIAPPPQTPSTPPQPTVAPPPPSSCVFSQPTTRTLEYGDIENENNSYFG, from the exons ATGTCCCTAGAAAG GGAGAGATTTGAACTGTTACGGAAAAAGTTCAAAAGAGAAGCTGATGCTTGGCCTCATCAAATGGCAGGAATCAGAAGACCAATGTCCAGCCCTCCTGGAACACTCAATACCATTACTCCTTGTGCTGCTTGTAAGCTTTTGCGTCGTAGATGCGCTCAAGAATGTCCCTTTTCGCCTTATTTCTCCCCACATGAGCCTCATAAGTTCGCATCCGTCCACAAAGTCTTTGGAGCTAGCAACGTATCCAAGATGCTAATG GAAGTTCCGGAAAGTCAGAGAGCAGACGCGGCAAATAGCCTCGTGTATGAAGCAAACGTAAGGCTAAGGGATCCGGTGTACGGATGCATGGGTGCAATCTCAGCTCTACAACAACAAGTTCAAGCTTTACAATCCGAGCTTACGGCCGTACGATCGGAGATTCTCAAGTACAAGCAACGAGAAGCAGTCGCCACTTTGATCTTACCTTCCAACTCCCAAGTCGCCGGGTTTCACTCCAGCGGCATCTCCGTCATTGCACCACCACCACAAACACCGTCAACTCCACCGCAACCTACGGTGGCTCCTCCTCCTCCATCTTCTTGTGTTTTCTCTCAACCAACCACAAGAACCTTGGAATACGGCGACATTGAGAATGAGAACAACTCTTACTTCGGTTGA
- the LOC106336058 gene encoding protein NRT1/ PTR FAMILY 5.1-like isoform X2, with product MAFYGIASNLVNYLTTRLHEDTISSVRNVNNWSGAVWITPIAGAYIADSYIGRFWTFTASSLIYVLGMILLIMAVTVKSLRPTCANGVCNKASSLQIAFFYMSLYTIAIGAGGTKPNISTFGADQFDNYSLKEKKQKVSFFNWWMFSSFLGALFATLGLVYIQENLGWGLGYGIPTLGLLVSLMVFYIGTPFYRHKVIKSENLAKDLVRVPIAAFKNRKLHCPNDVLELHELDSHYYKSTGTHQVHHTPIFRFLDKAAIKTCSGEVPCTVTKVEVAKRVLGLTFIWLVTLIPSTLWAQVNTLFVKQGTTLDRKLGSHFQIPAASLGSFVTLSMLLSVPMYDQYFVPFMRKKTGNPRGITILQRLGIGFVIQIVAIAVASAVEVKRMRVIKEFHIASPKQVVPMSIFWLLPQYSLLGIGDVFNAIGLLEFFYDQSPEEMQSLGTTFFTSGIGLGNFLNSFLVTMVDKITTKGGGKSWIGDNLNDSRLDYYYGFLVVISVVNMGLFLWTASKYVYKSDEIKDFSGGCVEMEAKALDTSPLTIQL from the exons ATGGCGTTTTATGGAATAGCTTCGAACTTGGTGAATTATTTGACCACAAGACTTCACGAAGACACGATCTCTTCGGTTAGAAATGTGAATAATTGGTCCGGTGCCGTTTGGATCACCCCGATCGCCGGAGCTTACATCGCCGACTCATACATCGGCCGCTTCTGGACTTTTACCGCCTCCTCTCTCATCTACGTCCTG GGGATGATTCTCTTAATTATGGCGGTGACGGTAAAATCCTTAAGACCCACATGCGCAAACGGGGTATGCAACAAGGCATCCTCTTTACAAATAGCATTTTTCTACATGTCTCTCTACACCATAGCCATTGGAGCCGGTGGAACAAAACCTAACATTTCCACGTTTGGAGCGGACCAATTTGACAATTACAGCCTTAAAGAGAAAAAACAAAAGGTTTCATTCTTCAATTGGTGGATGTTTAGCTCCTTCTTGGGTGCCTTGTTCGCGACATTAGGGCTCGTCTACATCCAAGAGAATCTTGGGTGGGGTTTAGGTTATGGTATCCCTACACTAGGACTCTTGGTTTCTCTCATGGTGTTCTATATTGGAACACCATTTTATAGACATAAGGTCATCAAATCAGAAAATTTAGCCAAAGATTTGGTTAGAGTCCCTATCGCGGCATTCAAAAACCGAAAGCTTCACTGTCCTAATGACGTTTTGGAGCTTCATGAGCTTGACTCACATTATTACAAAAGCACTGGTACACATCAAGTTCATCACACTCCCATATTCAG GTTCTTGGATAAAGCGGCCATTAAGACATGTTCGGGAGAGGTACCTTGTACGGTGACAAAAGTGGAAGTGGCAAAGCGTGTGCTAGGTCTTACCTTTATATGGCTTGTCACTTTAATCCCAAGCACCTTATGGGCACAAGTGAACACTCTCTTCGTCAAACAAGGGACCACCTTGGACCGAAAACTCGGATCCCACTTCCAAATCCCAGCGGCTTCGCTGGGAAGCTTTGTTACACTCTCAATGCTTCTTTCTGTGCCAATGTATGACCAATACTTTGTTCCCTTCATGCGCAAGAAAACTGGAAACCCTAGAGGGATCACTATACTCCAAAGGCTGGGGATAGGGTTTGTGATCCAAATTGTTGCAATCGCGGTTGCTTCAGCCGTAGAGGTCAAGAGGATGCGGGTAATAAAGGAATTTCACATAGCTAGCCCGAAACAAGTTGTGCCTATGAGTATTTTTTGGTTGCTCCCTCAGTACTCTCTTCTAGGCATTGGAGATGTGTTCAATGCGATTGGTTTGCTTGAGTTTTTCTACGATCAGTCACCTGAGGAAATGCAGAGCCTTGGAACAACGTTTTTTACGAGTGGGATCGGTCTTGGGAACTTCTTGAATAGCTTCTTGGTGACAATGGTTGATAAGATCACGACTAAAGGGGGAGGGAAGAGTTGGATTGGGGATAATTTGAATGATTCAAGGCTAGATTACTATTATGGGTTTCTAGTGGTGATTTCGGTTGTGAACATGGGTTTGTTCTTGTGGACAGCTAGCAAGTATGTTTACAAGAGTGATGAGATCAAAGATTTTAGTGGAGGATGTGTTGAAATGGAGGCCAAAGCCTTAGACACATCTCCTCTTACTATCCAATTATAA